In the Eremothecium cymbalariae DBVPG#7215 chromosome 7, complete sequence genome, one interval contains:
- the RSM26 gene encoding mitochondrial 37S ribosomal protein mS42 (similar to Ashbya gossypii AGL317C) has product MAKFFRISTLKLGYMIKFAARRAIHTVPRLPGISKLETEGIPNIFSAGGFKQCWLDQQKYLCDKLTLATAGTALESYLPFHIVLNTAKKPFQTHIFNLASAAHNNHLFIENILPTDGVETKPSRLFEQRIRAQFDHSWEEVKEEMVRRSEQEVLGQGWLFLVENANKEVHILTVQNNGTPYYFPRNQSIDFNAPVSTEDLDQFKEIEALASKGDVEDWTMPLIAVNLWDQAYLKDYGVAGRSKYVKNVLDNLNWIAINKRLYSGN; this is encoded by the coding sequence ATGGCCAAGTTCTTTAGAATTAGTACTCTGAAGTTAGGTTATATGATCAAATTTGCTGCTCGAAGAGCCATCCATACGGTACCAAGGCTGCCGGGAATCTCCAAGCTGGAAACTGAAGGAATTCCTAATATCTTTAGCGCGGGAGGTTTTAAACAATGTTGGTTAGATCAACAGAAATACTTGTGTGACAAACTAACGTTAGCAACCGCTGGTACAGCTTTAGAGTCATATCTTCCTTTCCATATTGTGTTGAACACTGCAAAAAAACCGTTTCAAACACATATATTCAACCTAGCATCTGCAGCACATAATAACCATTTGTTCATCGAGAATATATTACCAACAGATGGTGTTGAGACTAAACCATCTAGATTGTTTGAGCAGCGTATTAGGGCTCAGTTTGACCACAGTTGGGAAGAGGTGAAGGAAGAAATGGTTAGGCGTTCCGAACAAGAGGTTTTGGGCCAAGGCTGGTTGTTTCTGGTAGAAAACGCTAACAAAGAAGTGCATATTCTCACTGTTCAGAACAATGGTACGCCATACTACTTTCCTAGAAACCAATCGATCGACTTCAATGCTCCTGTTTCAACCGAAGATCTCGATCAGTTCAAGGAAATTGAAGCGTTGGCGAGCAAAGGAGATGTTGAAGATTGGACGATGCCGTTAATAGCCGTCAATCTTTGGGATCAGGCCTACTTGAAAGACTATGGTGTTGCCGGTAGATCCAAGTATGTGAAAAACGTATTAGATAACTTGAACTGGATTGCGATTAATAAAAGGCTGTATTCTGGGAACTGA
- the VPS25 gene encoding ESCRT-II subunit protein VPS25 (similar to Ashbya gossypii AGL318W): MSSCNGAKCDLITLPMPFPPIYDFPPLYTRQPNSLIRKQQLETWVNILIQHARENKGWLISHDGKLLEPKQDHSLFVNENIQRQVPDPFIDEIWVYALQKGTVLKHTNDSFYILWKSLDSWSSLLLQWFETTGKLNQVVTIYEIVSGDDSSAWEFYSMNEQICELALSKLVDRGRATMITNDGKVVAVKVV, from the coding sequence ATGAGCAGCTGCAACGGTGCAAAGTGTGATTTAATTACGCTACCAATGCCATTCCCTCCAATCTATGACTTTCCGCCGCTATATACTCGGCAGCCTAATTCGCTTATACGTAAACAGCAGTTAGAGACGTGGgtgaatatattgattcAGCATGCTAGAGAGAATAAAGGTTGGTTGATCTCACATGATGGAAAACTTTTGGAGCCGAAGCAGGACCATAGTTTGTTTGTAAATGAAAACATTCAGAGACAGGTTCCAGATCCCTTCATCGATGAAATCTGGGTGTATGCCCTTCAAAAGGGAACTGTCCTAAAACACACTAATGATAGCTTTTACATCTTGTGGAAGTCCTTAGATTCCTGGAGTTCTCTTTTATTACAGTGGTTCGAAACCACTGGAAAACTAAATCAAGTGGTAACGATATATGAAATAGTTTCAGGCGATGATTCTTCTGCTTGGGAGTTTTATAGCATGAACGAACAAATTTGTGAGCTCGCATTAAGTAAGTTGGTAGATAGAGGTAGAGCTACGATGATTACCAACGATGGTAAAGTGGTTGCCGTTAAGGTAGTATAG
- a CDS encoding uncharacterized protein (similar to Ashbya gossypii AGL319C): MDTIHLQEEYEALTRELLEELGKLYLLQNDSGVLDPVDFEAYIQQQFAIIMNGATTSLSPGNILYERLRQLRTLNHTKDKGVLEQLETQWNLIQKFTEARTKYTQLVKETKLNYNQLKARQYIQDQNLQTSREDPKTTQLHELLLTLIIQGGYQGTSDKIDQWLQDLTT; encoded by the coding sequence ATGGACACTATACATCtacaagaagaatatgaGGCCCTTACTAGGGAGTTACTAGAGGAATTAGGCAAGCTCTACCTCTTGCAAAATGACAGTGGTGTCCTGGACCCCGTGGACTTTGAGGCATACATACAACAACAGTTTGCAATAATAATGAATGGTGCAACTACCAGTCTCTCACCTGGAAATATCTTATATGAGCGTCTACGACAGCTACGAACTCTCAACCATACGAAAGATAAGGGCGTGCTCGAACAACTGGAAACCCAATGGAATCTCATACAAAAATTCACCGAAGCACGCACTAAATACACTCAACTTGTTAAAGAAACCAAGTTAAACTATAACCAGCTGAAGGCTCGTCAGTACATCCAAGATCAAAACCTACAAACTTCTAGAGAAGACCCCAAAACCACCCAACTACATGAATTACTACTCACATTGATCATACAAGGCGGATACCAAGGTACAAGTGATAAAATCGATCAGTGGTTACAAGATTTAACAACTTGA